In one window of Haemorhous mexicanus isolate bHaeMex1 chromosome 31, bHaeMex1.pri, whole genome shotgun sequence DNA:
- the LOC132340195 gene encoding scale keratin-like — MSCYDLCPTTGGIACPQPLANSCNEPCVRQCPDSTALIQPPPVVVTFPGPILSSFPQQAVVGSAGVPALGGSLGYGSLYGSAAFPGYGARSGYGISALAGGSCGPYTSRRFSRLLRGSCGPC; from the coding sequence ATGTCCTGCTACGACCTCTGCCCCACCACCGGCGGCATCGCCTGCCCGCAGCCCCTGGCCAACAGCTGCAACGAGCCGTGTGTCCGCCAGTGTCCCGACTCCACCGCCCTCATCCAGCCGCCCCCGGTGGTGGTCACCTTCCCCggccccatcctcagctccttcccgCAGCAGGCCGTGGTGGGATCTGCTGGAGTCCCAGCTCTTGGGGGCTCCCTGGGCTATGGGAGTCTCTACGGCTCCGCCGCTTTCCCGGGATACGGCGCTCGCTCTGGATACGGGATCTCGGCGCTGGCCGGCGGTTCCTGCGGCCCCTACACGTCGCGCCGCTTCAGCCGCCTCCTCCGCGGCTCCTGCGGGCCCTGCTGA